A DNA window from Luteolibacter luteus contains the following coding sequences:
- a CDS encoding aminoacyl-tRNA deacylase: MLAKSLRAYLDQRKVKYITITHSRAFTATEVAESAHIPSSMLAKTVMVVIDGAMAMAVVPANQRVKLEDIRELAHTDDVRLAHEDEFKSFFPDCEAGAMPPFGNLYDMSIYVSPKLADEGEIAFNAGSHTEAIRMSWADFDRLVKPRVAPITA, encoded by the coding sequence ATGCTAGCAAAATCACTGAGAGCGTATCTCGACCAGAGAAAGGTCAAATACATCACCATCACCCACTCGCGCGCCTTTACCGCGACAGAAGTGGCGGAGTCCGCGCACATCCCGAGCAGCATGTTGGCGAAGACCGTGATGGTGGTGATCGATGGCGCGATGGCGATGGCCGTGGTGCCTGCGAACCAGCGGGTGAAATTGGAGGACATCCGCGAACTGGCACACACCGATGACGTGCGGCTGGCCCATGAAGACGAATTCAAGAGCTTCTTCCCGGACTGCGAAGCGGGCGCAATGCCGCCTTTCGGCAACCTTTACGACATGTCGATCTATGTATCGCCAAAATTGGCGGACGAAGGAGAGATCGCATTCAACGCCGGGTCTCACACCGAAGCGATCCGGATGTCTTGGGCCGACTTTGACCGGCTGGTGAAGCCGCGCGTGGCACCGATCACCGCATGA
- a CDS encoding NAD(P)H-dependent oxidoreductase yields MKTIAPEQLVEQLSWRYATKQFDADRKVPAEQWSALEQALLLSPSSLGMQQWAFVVVENPVVREELKAASWGQSQITDASHLVVFAAKKDVTEKDVGHYMERIAEVRGVSQEDLSGFRGMITGSILQGKSAAERAVWTSRQVYIPIGVLLTSAALMGLDACPMEGIDPSAYDRILGLGEKDLTALAVVAVGYRSNEDGYSKLPKVRFTEEEVILHV; encoded by the coding sequence ATGAAAACGATCGCACCCGAGCAACTGGTGGAGCAATTGAGCTGGCGCTACGCCACCAAACAATTCGACGCGGACCGCAAGGTTCCCGCGGAGCAATGGTCGGCGCTTGAGCAGGCCCTGCTCCTTTCCCCCTCAAGCTTGGGCATGCAGCAATGGGCCTTCGTGGTGGTGGAGAATCCGGTGGTGCGCGAGGAGCTAAAGGCCGCCTCCTGGGGCCAATCCCAGATTACCGACGCCTCGCACCTCGTCGTCTTCGCCGCCAAGAAGGACGTCACCGAGAAGGACGTGGGCCACTACATGGAACGGATCGCGGAAGTCCGCGGCGTCTCCCAAGAAGATCTTTCCGGCTTCCGCGGCATGATCACCGGTAGCATCCTTCAGGGAAAAAGCGCTGCCGAACGTGCTGTGTGGACTTCCCGGCAGGTTTACATCCCCATCGGCGTGCTGCTCACGAGTGCCGCACTGATGGGCCTTGATGCCTGTCCCATGGAAGGCATCGACCCGAGCGCGTACGACCGGATTCTGGGTCTGGGTGAGAAGGATCTTACAGCGCTGGCCGTGGTCGCCGTCGGCTATCGTTCGAATGAGGACGGCTACTCAAAATTGCCGAAGGTTCGCTTCACCGAGGAAGAAGTGATTCTTCACGTGTAA
- a CDS encoding choice-of-anchor D domain-containing protein — MNFQFPAFTRLCLSSLLLASALPAGAAPQLRVERDDGSEITRKRHATVWMDGELVRIEEKQDADLVNLTPGYWPGLVYSDGTARVVDASTTTLCPIGDVKSLVANGGVRPVLTQDGSVHYWFSGSLPQVPSDLGIVTAIAAGYEHVVALRQDGTVAAWGGVNPNVVPLKVQVPEYLSEVVEVAASGDFSLALRSNGTVAVWGAVVGSPPSGLGQVKQIAAYSQGAMALKTDGSVRVWGSVTSGRNPPAGVGPLSQIAVSNSTTAGIRADGSVATWGASSFTLLPGLGEADGVACGSDCVVATTPQRIESFGVQPRGIPIERTFTIRNTGDQALDLSGVTLTGTAGNDFTLDASQLPASLPVGQSGSFRVIFTPSDLTTKASLLSFESNDPAHASFRFSVSGKGSNLPPVAADHSASVAEDSPADIVLPTSDPNGDPLSLFIPEQSAGGTLSNFTGNTVRFTPDRDFTGTFTFTYRASDGSLSSEKRSVTISVTPVNDPPFIHFPGDQLVRSSVAGAGTVVPLKVSGGDVEDGLVSPVLRVNGQVIGPDHVFPPGVTVVEVTVTDNNGIATVRTFEVRVIEGPCLSLQYPSGRPTQKSGQVLAWGDSAYGAVAVPQGLADAVAISGGSRHSVALREDGTVVAWGWNNSGQTVVPEGLSDVIAIAAGGAHTLALKSDGTVRTWGASSATSGMPAGLTGVVAIAAGSTHSLALKSDGSVVAWGSDYGGTEVPPDLSGVAGVFAGSGASYAVKENGSVVAWGRADQGQLQVPSWLSGVESISSMSFHSVARRSDGSVVVWGGESNRLLSEIPTGAAFARSVSAGGNFHIAALEDGSTSYWGGFVNNSFYPPSSPAGIDMVAAGDGHALGIQYRTEQLSFRMPVAVSALPRTLRIANPGTSDLQITGLSITGTHPADFTVERSGLPGVLPPAASGSFEIRFLPAALGQREATLLIQTNDPLSPSRSIKLTGTWTNTAPVTSSLSGLVLDEDAPGGLEITLPATDVNGQTLSYSIVTPPAAVAGTLGPVVGNKVIFTPALDYHGSVGFTFKASDGFNESNVSSVSLTINPVEDAPRLILPGSPWVVPTLEAGGSIVDFLVDAFDAEDGWISYVVTSNGLPVSSGDYFPFGDTIVEVTAMDSAGRTATGSFVVRVVSGADMVVEEGSGGALSRRSLVTGWGANSSNQLAPPSGLGPIIALATGYEHSLAVKAGGTVVAWGNNANGKATVPEELSGVVQVAAGLHHSVALKSDGTVVVWGWGDSDLQPPAGLPPVKAISSARGHIVALCQDGSVVAWGDNSYNQCVVPSGLGEVVEVAAGGYHCVALKKNGTVVTWGRSNSGLSPVPAGLTGVKSVRCGDEHTLVLKKDGTVAAWGVSQDGQTLVPAGLSGVTAIAAGAAHSIALKSDGTLVAWGSNSNNQSTVPAGLGKALLISANGQHSLVYVDEVTPLGFGSVDRPGPLTKVFTIRNQGPGVLEIDDFHLTGVDAASFQLQAGATDLALATGESTTFSVTFSPGRNGPHAARLRIKTNDTTRPEWDFALSGHGFNGSPVTPDLTGLTTPEDISLFISLPATDPESDPLTVTFGPVVPSNAGTIGTPVGKNFLFTPAANFNGPVSFVYRASDGGTTSEGTVSFVVMPVNDPPVVSYLPGLVRVFSPDHDGAAVGFRPPVISDPEDGSIAPVMTIAGQPFTNGSVLAPGSYTVSVSAADSTGSPVSGSFPISVIGTTGASARLEDDRGVKLTRSSPIVEWDRSGLVPVAGQGVPPDLRGVKQITAGNDHVVALRNDGTVSGWGASTMNRLSIPADLTNATAIAAGINHTVALRTNGTVAAWGDNSSGQCNVPAGLSGIVAVAAGGDRSMALRSNGTVVVWGSGGFLTPPAGLTGVTAIAAGQFYCIALKSDGTVVAWGGSSPSIPPGLSGVVAIASGLYHSVALKSDGKVIAFGNSSLGQTLVPANLSGVTAISAGPYHTMALKSDGTLAAWGSYVENFRIVSVPASVKNVTAMDGGYGRLSAVVDSPCSLDLGKAAAGSPVTKTVRIHNRGTAPLAIAGIQRLAGSSASITHSTQGMNASVPVGGSTTFAVTFTPSGLGSAAARFRITSNDWFEPMMDLAVMAESTTPYLAWAHTAGLAGNDASSDAEPFDDGLINLVKYAFNMDGSRQDNHILVPGTGLSGLPHISVEGSGDHSFLRVEFVRRRAGGVSYTVQASPDLLEEFKGVTISPDVFPIDDIWERVVVRKPFDPALEPLGFARVRVTF; from the coding sequence ATGAACTTTCAGTTCCCTGCCTTCACCCGGCTTTGCCTGTCCTCGCTTCTCCTCGCGTCCGCCCTGCCGGCGGGCGCTGCTCCGCAGTTGCGTGTCGAGCGAGATGATGGCTCCGAGATTACCAGGAAGCGGCATGCCACGGTTTGGATGGATGGCGAGCTGGTCAGAATAGAAGAAAAGCAGGATGCGGATCTCGTAAATCTCACTCCCGGCTACTGGCCCGGATTGGTTTATAGCGACGGAACGGCCCGGGTGGTGGATGCGAGCACGACCACCCTCTGTCCCATCGGGGACGTGAAGTCTTTGGTGGCAAATGGCGGCGTTCGTCCCGTGCTAACGCAGGACGGCTCCGTTCATTACTGGTTTTCAGGGAGCTTGCCGCAAGTTCCATCGGACCTTGGCATCGTCACAGCCATCGCAGCAGGATATGAACACGTGGTAGCTCTCCGTCAGGACGGGACGGTTGCAGCGTGGGGCGGGGTAAATCCGAACGTGGTTCCCTTGAAGGTCCAAGTACCCGAATATCTGTCCGAGGTGGTTGAGGTGGCTGCCAGCGGCGACTTTAGCCTCGCGTTGAGATCGAATGGCACGGTTGCGGTGTGGGGTGCGGTAGTGGGTTCGCCCCCTTCAGGCCTCGGTCAGGTAAAACAGATCGCTGCCTATTCTCAGGGTGCCATGGCCTTGAAAACCGACGGAAGCGTCAGGGTATGGGGTTCGGTAACCAGTGGGCGAAATCCTCCAGCCGGAGTTGGTCCCCTCAGTCAGATCGCGGTCTCAAATTCAACGACCGCTGGAATCAGGGCTGATGGCAGTGTCGCGACTTGGGGGGCTTCCTCCTTCACGCTCTTGCCGGGTTTGGGTGAAGCGGATGGCGTAGCTTGTGGAAGTGATTGTGTCGTCGCCACCACTCCGCAACGCATCGAATCCTTTGGCGTGCAGCCGAGAGGCATTCCGATCGAACGCACTTTCACGATCCGGAACACTGGAGACCAAGCCCTCGATTTGTCGGGGGTCACTCTCACGGGAACCGCAGGGAACGATTTCACCCTTGATGCCTCGCAATTGCCCGCAAGCCTTCCTGTAGGCCAGAGCGGGAGTTTCAGGGTCATCTTCACTCCTTCGGATCTCACAACGAAGGCGTCTCTACTCTCCTTTGAATCGAATGATCCCGCCCACGCCTCATTCCGTTTTTCTGTTAGCGGCAAAGGATCCAATCTTCCCCCGGTGGCGGCCGATCATAGCGCCTCCGTGGCCGAGGATTCCCCCGCTGATATCGTATTGCCGACATCGGATCCGAACGGTGACCCCTTGAGTTTGTTTATCCCCGAGCAGTCTGCCGGCGGCACCCTGTCCAACTTCACTGGAAACACGGTGCGTTTCACTCCGGACAGAGATTTCACTGGCACCTTCACCTTCACCTATCGGGCAAGCGATGGCTCCCTGAGTAGCGAAAAGCGGAGCGTCACCATTAGCGTGACTCCGGTGAATGATCCACCCTTCATCCATTTTCCGGGTGATCAGTTGGTGCGGTCGAGCGTCGCTGGCGCGGGGACAGTGGTGCCCTTGAAAGTCAGTGGAGGCGACGTGGAAGATGGTCTCGTCTCGCCAGTTCTGCGAGTGAATGGTCAGGTGATCGGACCGGATCATGTCTTTCCTCCCGGCGTCACGGTGGTGGAAGTGACGGTGACGGATAACAACGGGATAGCGACGGTTCGCACGTTTGAAGTCCGTGTCATCGAGGGGCCTTGCCTCAGTCTTCAATATCCTTCCGGCCGACCGACCCAAAAGAGCGGCCAGGTGCTCGCCTGGGGAGATTCCGCGTACGGGGCGGTTGCTGTTCCCCAAGGCTTGGCCGATGCCGTGGCTATCTCCGGGGGATCCAGGCACTCCGTTGCCCTCCGTGAAGACGGCACGGTGGTGGCGTGGGGTTGGAACAACTCTGGCCAGACGGTGGTTCCTGAAGGCTTGTCTGATGTGATTGCGATCGCGGCAGGCGGCGCTCACACGTTGGCGCTGAAATCCGATGGCACAGTCCGGACCTGGGGTGCGAGTAGCGCCACTTCCGGAATGCCAGCGGGTCTCACCGGGGTGGTCGCGATTGCGGCGGGAAGCACTCACTCACTGGCATTGAAATCGGACGGTAGCGTGGTCGCTTGGGGGAGCGACTATGGCGGCACGGAGGTTCCTCCGGACCTTTCTGGCGTCGCAGGTGTCTTTGCTGGATCCGGAGCAAGCTATGCAGTGAAGGAGAATGGTAGCGTGGTGGCTTGGGGGAGAGCGGATCAAGGTCAGCTTCAGGTCCCTTCATGGCTCTCCGGCGTCGAGTCGATCTCGTCGATGAGTTTTCACAGCGTTGCCCGGCGTTCCGATGGCAGCGTCGTTGTTTGGGGCGGTGAGTCAAACCGGCTCCTGTCGGAGATTCCGACCGGTGCGGCCTTCGCGCGTTCTGTGTCGGCGGGAGGAAATTTCCATATCGCCGCGCTGGAGGATGGCAGCACTTCGTATTGGGGAGGCTTCGTGAATAACAGCTTTTATCCCCCTTCGAGCCCCGCGGGGATCGACATGGTAGCCGCAGGGGATGGGCACGCCCTTGGGATTCAATATCGCACTGAGCAACTCAGCTTCCGGATGCCGGTTGCGGTTTCGGCATTGCCCCGCACTCTGAGGATTGCAAACCCGGGCACTTCCGATCTCCAGATCACGGGCCTCTCCATCACGGGGACCCATCCTGCCGATTTCACTGTGGAGCGGAGCGGCTTGCCGGGTGTCCTCCCGCCGGCAGCCAGCGGCAGCTTTGAAATCCGCTTCTTGCCCGCTGCGCTTGGCCAGCGCGAGGCTACACTCCTGATTCAGACCAACGATCCCCTGTCGCCGTCGCGCTCCATCAAATTGACCGGCACATGGACAAACACGGCACCCGTGACGAGCAGCCTTTCCGGTCTGGTACTTGATGAAGATGCTCCCGGCGGTTTGGAGATCACACTGCCTGCCACCGATGTGAACGGGCAGACCCTAAGTTACTCCATCGTGACACCTCCTGCGGCGGTCGCAGGTACCTTGGGACCTGTGGTTGGAAACAAGGTGATCTTCACTCCTGCCTTGGACTATCATGGCAGCGTCGGGTTCACCTTCAAGGCGAGTGACGGATTCAACGAGAGCAACGTCTCGTCCGTAAGCCTCACGATCAATCCCGTGGAGGATGCACCTCGTTTGATCCTGCCGGGTTCTCCTTGGGTCGTTCCGACTTTGGAAGCCGGAGGATCCATCGTGGATTTCCTGGTGGATGCCTTCGATGCGGAAGACGGTTGGATCAGCTATGTTGTCACGAGTAACGGACTCCCCGTTTCCAGTGGAGATTACTTCCCTTTCGGCGACACCATCGTGGAGGTCACAGCCATGGATAGTGCTGGCCGAACGGCTACAGGATCCTTTGTCGTTCGCGTTGTTTCTGGGGCTGACATGGTTGTGGAAGAGGGCAGTGGGGGAGCATTGTCGCGGAGATCCTTGGTCACGGGATGGGGTGCCAACTCCTCCAATCAGCTGGCTCCCCCTTCCGGTTTGGGACCGATCATCGCCTTGGCGACCGGCTATGAGCATTCACTCGCCGTGAAGGCCGGTGGCACTGTGGTGGCGTGGGGAAACAATGCCAATGGCAAGGCCACGGTTCCGGAGGAGCTTTCGGGCGTGGTTCAAGTTGCCGCGGGACTTCATCACAGCGTGGCCCTCAAATCCGATGGTACGGTTGTGGTGTGGGGCTGGGGCGATAGCGATCTTCAGCCGCCAGCAGGGCTGCCTCCCGTCAAAGCGATCTCTTCGGCTCGGGGCCACATTGTCGCCTTGTGCCAGGATGGAAGTGTCGTGGCTTGGGGTGACAATTCTTACAACCAGTGCGTCGTCCCTTCCGGATTGGGGGAGGTGGTCGAAGTCGCGGCGGGTGGCTATCATTGCGTCGCCCTCAAGAAGAACGGAACGGTAGTGACTTGGGGCAGATCAAATAGTGGACTATCGCCGGTTCCTGCCGGGCTTACCGGAGTGAAAAGCGTCCGCTGTGGGGATGAACATACCCTCGTCCTCAAGAAAGATGGCACCGTAGCCGCATGGGGTGTTAGCCAAGACGGACAAACCTTGGTCCCCGCAGGATTGAGCGGCGTGACTGCGATCGCCGCGGGTGCCGCTCATAGCATTGCTCTGAAGTCCGATGGAACTTTGGTGGCTTGGGGGTCGAATTCGAACAACCAGAGCACGGTGCCCGCCGGCTTGGGAAAGGCGCTGTTGATCTCGGCCAATGGGCAGCACTCGCTCGTCTATGTGGATGAGGTTACCCCTCTTGGCTTTGGTTCGGTCGATCGACCAGGTCCGCTGACCAAAGTCTTCACGATCCGCAATCAAGGTCCCGGTGTCCTTGAGATCGATGATTTTCATCTCACTGGTGTGGATGCCGCATCCTTCCAACTTCAGGCGGGGGCAACCGATCTAGCGCTCGCGACTGGCGAAAGTACTACTTTCTCCGTGACCTTCTCTCCGGGACGAAACGGCCCGCATGCAGCGAGGCTTCGGATCAAGACGAATGATACGACCCGCCCGGAGTGGGACTTCGCGCTTAGTGGCCATGGCTTCAATGGAAGCCCGGTGACTCCGGACCTAACAGGGCTCACTACCCCGGAGGACATTTCCCTGTTCATCAGCCTGCCCGCTACCGATCCGGAGTCGGATCCGCTCACCGTCACTTTTGGTCCCGTTGTTCCTTCGAATGCCGGAACCATCGGTACGCCGGTGGGTAAGAACTTCCTCTTCACTCCGGCCGCGAACTTCAATGGCCCGGTCAGTTTCGTCTATCGCGCGAGCGATGGCGGCACGACGAGCGAAGGAACAGTCTCCTTCGTCGTCATGCCCGTGAATGACCCGCCGGTGGTCTCTTACTTGCCCGGCTTGGTCCGGGTCTTTTCACCGGATCACGACGGCGCGGCGGTGGGATTCCGCCCGCCGGTGATTTCCGATCCCGAAGATGGCTCGATTGCTCCGGTCATGACGATCGCGGGTCAGCCCTTCACCAATGGCTCCGTTCTGGCTCCCGGCTCCTATACGGTGTCGGTCAGTGCGGCGGATAGCACCGGGAGCCCCGTGTCCGGCAGCTTCCCGATTTCCGTCATCGGCACCACCGGTGCTTCTGCGCGGCTTGAGGATGACAGAGGGGTGAAGCTGACCCGCTCCTCCCCGATCGTCGAATGGGACCGTAGCGGCCTGGTCCCGGTCGCAGGCCAAGGTGTCCCTCCCGATCTGCGCGGCGTGAAACAGATCACCGCCGGAAATGATCATGTTGTGGCCTTGCGAAACGATGGAACGGTCTCCGGTTGGGGAGCCTCGACGATGAACCGTCTGTCGATTCCTGCCGATCTCACCAATGCCACGGCAATTGCGGCGGGCATCAATCATACCGTAGCGCTTAGAACCAATGGTACCGTCGCGGCATGGGGGGACAATTCTTCCGGCCAATGCAACGTGCCTGCCGGGCTCAGCGGAATCGTTGCCGTGGCGGCAGGGGGCGATAGGAGCATGGCCTTGAGATCGAATGGAACCGTCGTGGTTTGGGGAAGCGGCGGTTTCCTTACTCCACCCGCTGGTCTCACTGGAGTAACTGCCATTGCCGCGGGCCAGTTCTATTGCATCGCCCTCAAGAGCGATGGAACCGTCGTGGCTTGGGGTGGATCCTCGCCAAGCATTCCACCAGGCTTGAGCGGGGTGGTTGCCATTGCTTCGGGCCTGTATCACTCCGTCGCCCTGAAGTCGGATGGAAAGGTCATCGCCTTTGGGAACAGCAGCTTGGGTCAGACGCTGGTGCCCGCCAACCTCAGCGGTGTAACAGCCATTTCAGCAGGGCCATACCATACCATGGCCTTGAAGTCAGATGGCACGCTGGCGGCTTGGGGTTCTTACGTGGAGAATTTCCGTATCGTTAGCGTTCCGGCTTCGGTCAAGAATGTCACCGCGATGGATGGCGGCTACGGTCGACTCTCTGCGGTGGTCGATAGCCCTTGCTCGCTTGATCTGGGGAAGGCGGCAGCCGGGAGTCCGGTGACCAAAACCGTCCGGATTCACAATCGCGGCACCGCACCGCTTGCCATTGCCGGTATCCAACGCCTCGCCGGAAGCAGCGCGAGCATTACCCACAGCACCCAAGGCATGAATGCCAGCGTGCCGGTGGGAGGCTCCACCACTTTCGCGGTTACCTTCACACCTTCGGGCCTCGGTTCGGCGGCGGCCCGCTTCCGTATCACGTCGAATGACTGGTTTGAGCCAATGATGGATCTGGCGGTCATGGCAGAGAGCACCACTCCCTACTTGGCTTGGGCCCATACTGCAGGCCTCGCGGGGAATGACGCATCTTCAGATGCCGAACCTTTCGATGATGGTTTGATCAACCTCGTGAAATACGCCTTCAACATGGATGGCTCCCGTCAGGACAATCATATCCTCGTTCCTGGCACCGGCCTCTCAGGCCTGCCGCACATCTCTGTCGAAGGCAGCGGGGATCACTCCTTCCTCAGGGTCGAGTTCGTCCGCAGACGCGCCGGAGGTGTTTCCTACACGGTGCAGGCGAGTCCCGACCTCCTTGAGGAGTTCAAGGGTGTCACGATCTCCCCGGATGTCTTTCCCATCGATGATATTTGGGAGCGCGTCGTTGTCAGAAAGCCCTTCGACCCCGCGTTGGAGCCCCTCGGCTTCGCCCGGGTGAGGGTGACTTTCTGA
- the leuA gene encoding 2-isopropylmalate synthase, with amino-acid sequence MNSASISKYRPFPPVQLPDRTWPDQTITTAPIWCSVDLRDGNQALPQPMSVEEKLEFFDLLCRVGFKQIEVGFPSAADTEFNFLRRLIDENRIPEDVTIQVLVQTREHLIRRTFEAIDGAKRAIVHIYNSTSPLQRRVTFSDATREQIRDIAIEGAKLVKELVPTIPKTEVVLQYSPESFSDTELDFALECCNGVIEVWQPTPEKKMIINLPDTVQWTTPNIHADMIEWMCRHLKRRESLIVSLHTHNDRGTGTAATELGLMAGADRVEGTLFGNGERTGNLDIVNVALNMNSHGIPTGLDFSDLTALREVYERVTRMTVGERHPYAGELVFTAFSGSHQDAIKKGLDRREKEIKDNPEIAWGVPYLTIDPQDIGRSYEAIIRINSQSGKGGIAYILDREHGLDLPKTMHPQVGKRIYDLADELGRELTPDEIRDAFHRLFANVELPLSVKDYELVHHTTERGQVACTATIVLHGEEKQIHGMGNGPINAFVHAMESAGMKDFKVTDYRSHAVRGGSDASAAAYVQVQHDDGRILWGCGIDPSIEMAGLKALVTAWNLLRA; translated from the coding sequence GTGAACTCTGCCTCGATTTCGAAGTACCGGCCCTTCCCGCCGGTTCAGTTGCCGGACCGCACTTGGCCGGACCAGACCATCACCACCGCGCCGATCTGGTGCTCGGTGGACCTCCGCGATGGCAACCAGGCACTACCGCAGCCGATGTCCGTGGAGGAGAAGCTGGAGTTCTTCGACTTGCTGTGCCGCGTGGGCTTCAAGCAGATCGAGGTGGGATTCCCTTCCGCCGCGGATACGGAGTTCAACTTCCTGCGCCGCCTGATCGATGAGAACCGCATCCCGGAGGATGTGACCATCCAGGTGCTGGTGCAGACCCGCGAGCACCTGATCCGCCGCACCTTCGAGGCCATCGATGGCGCGAAGCGGGCGATCGTCCACATTTACAATTCCACCTCTCCGCTGCAACGCCGGGTGACTTTCAGCGATGCCACGCGCGAACAGATCCGCGACATCGCGATCGAGGGCGCGAAGCTGGTGAAGGAGCTGGTTCCGACCATCCCGAAGACCGAAGTGGTGCTGCAGTACTCGCCGGAGTCCTTCTCGGATACGGAGCTGGATTTCGCCTTGGAGTGCTGCAACGGGGTCATCGAGGTCTGGCAGCCAACGCCGGAGAAAAAGATGATCATCAACCTGCCCGACACGGTGCAGTGGACCACGCCAAACATCCACGCGGACATGATCGAGTGGATGTGCCGCCACCTGAAGAGACGCGAGTCCCTGATCGTGTCCCTGCACACCCACAATGACCGCGGCACCGGCACCGCGGCGACCGAGTTGGGCCTGATGGCCGGCGCGGATCGCGTGGAAGGCACGCTCTTCGGCAATGGCGAACGCACCGGGAATCTGGACATCGTGAACGTGGCGCTGAACATGAACAGCCACGGCATCCCGACCGGCCTCGATTTCTCCGACCTGACAGCGCTGCGCGAAGTCTATGAGCGGGTGACCCGCATGACCGTGGGCGAGCGCCATCCCTACGCGGGCGAACTGGTCTTCACGGCTTTCTCCGGCTCCCACCAGGATGCAATCAAGAAGGGCCTGGACCGCCGTGAGAAGGAGATCAAGGACAACCCGGAAATCGCCTGGGGCGTCCCTTACCTCACGATCGATCCGCAGGACATCGGCCGTTCCTACGAGGCGATCATCCGCATCAACTCGCAGTCCGGGAAGGGCGGCATCGCCTACATCCTGGACCGCGAACACGGCCTCGACCTGCCGAAGACGATGCACCCGCAGGTCGGCAAGCGCATCTACGACCTCGCCGACGAGCTGGGCCGCGAGCTGACACCGGACGAGATCCGGGATGCCTTCCACCGGCTCTTCGCCAATGTGGAGCTGCCGCTTTCCGTGAAGGACTACGAGCTGGTGCACCACACCACGGAGCGCGGCCAGGTAGCCTGTACGGCAACCATCGTACTTCATGGCGAAGAGAAGCAGATCCACGGCATGGGCAACGGCCCGATCAATGCCTTCGTCCATGCGATGGAAAGCGCGGGCATGAAGGACTTCAAGGTGACCGACTACCGTTCGCACGCGGTCCGGGGCGGTTCCGATGCAAGTGCTGCGGCCTACGTCCAGGTCCAGCATGACGATGGCCGGATCCTCTGGGGCTGCGGGATCGATCCTTCGATCGAGATGGCAGGCCTAAAGGCGCTGGTGACGGCGTGGAACTTGCTGAGAGCCTGA
- a CDS encoding aminoacyl-tRNA deacylase: MLAKSLRDYLDHNKIKYLTITHSRAFTAQEVAECAHIPGSILAKTVMVEIDGQMAMAVVPANHRVRLDDLRGLIHTNDVRLMREDEFRRQFPDCEVGAIPPFGNLYDIPVFVSPELADVGDLAFNAGSHTETIKMRWADFERLVNPRVAKFAT; the protein is encoded by the coding sequence ATGCTAGCGAAATCACTGAGAGACTACCTCGACCACAACAAGATCAAGTACCTTACCATTACTCATTCGCGCGCCTTCACCGCACAGGAGGTAGCGGAGTGCGCTCATATCCCCGGTAGCATTCTGGCGAAGACGGTGATGGTCGAAATCGATGGCCAGATGGCCATGGCGGTGGTCCCGGCAAACCACCGGGTCCGCCTCGACGACCTCCGCGGCCTCATTCATACGAATGATGTGAGGCTGATGCGCGAGGATGAATTCAGACGCCAGTTCCCCGATTGCGAGGTGGGGGCCATCCCGCCCTTTGGCAATCTCTACGACATCCCGGTATTCGTTTCTCCCGAGCTCGCGGATGTCGGTGATCTCGCCTTCAACGCGGGATCGCATACCGAAACGATCAAGATGCGCTGGGCGGACTTTGAACGTCTGGTGAATCCCCGCGTTGCGAAATTCGCGACGTGA